GGGTGCCGAAGATATGGAGAGACAAGCCAGTCGTTTACAAGGGCCGGGTGTGGAATGGAGAGCAGGCGCCGCTTCGCGTTTATGGAGAGTTTGAGAGAGAAGTCCGTCTCTCCTTCAAAGCTCTGATGGAGGTCATGCTGGAGGGGGATTACTGGGGCAAGCCGTTCAGTTTCCCGAAGCCGGAGATAAGCATCGAGCCTGACTTTATGAAGGAGGACGAAGCGTTTAACGCAGCCCATCCCGACCTGCCGGCATACAGAGACCTGTACTTACTGGCGTTCAAGCTGGCAGCGAAGTATGGCGCGCCCTACTTCGACAACCAGCTCCCTGAATACCGTGGCGCTGGAGAGGGGATATCGTGCTACCAGTGTCTCACAAGCGGGACGCGTGTTGCGATCCAGACGCCTGCGGGCGTGATAAAGATAGAGACGTTTCATAACCTGTTCGAGCAGGCAGCGACGATAGGGAAGGTCACGACAGACATCACGGGCGGGGAGTACGTCGACGTGAACTTCGATGTGTTCGGGGTGGACGTAAAGTCTCTCACAGTCGCACGCAGAAACGTGCGCGGGATCGTGCGAAGGAGGTACCGTGGCGATATAGTCTCGATCCATCTCGACACGGGCTATCGCAGGCTGGTAGCGACGCCTGATCATCCTGTGTTCGTTCACAGGAACGGCGCGACGATCAAGACCAGCGCTGGAGAAGTCCGCGAGGGTGACGGGATGATAGTCCTGCACCGCACATACTCCAGGGCGACGATAATGCATGTCGCAAACGTCAAGCGCTACAGGTACGATGGGTACGTCTACGACTTCGTTGATGTGGCGGACGTGCACAACTTCGCGACCGCCGACGGAATCGTGGTCGGGAACTGCTGTGCCTATCAATTTTCTTCGACTGCGTATAATGATAAAGACTTCCACGACAAGCTATATTTCCGGAACGGGAAGCACTTCTCGATGGGATCGTGGCAGGTTGTAACGCTGAACTGTCCCCGCGCTGCCTACATCGCAGAGCACGACGATGGGAAGCTGATCAAGACGCTGAAACAGCTCATGGATCTCGCTGTGGAGGTGTTCGCAGCGAAGCAGAAGCTCATGCAGATGGCACTGGGCGCAGACAGGATGCCATTCGCAACGCAGCGCCCGCGCGACCCCTCGACTGGCGAGCCGGGTGCGATCGCAGTCGATCTCGATGGCCTCGTTTACACGATAGGTGTCGTGGGAATCAACGAGATGGTGCAGTACCACACCGGGAAGCAGCTCCATGAGTCGAGAGACGCATGGGCGCTGGCGATCAGGGCGATAACAGAGATGAAGATGTACGCAGCAGAGCTCAGCCGGAAGCATGGGATGCAGATAGCGCTCGCTCGAACGCCCGCCGAGACCGTGGCGCAGAGGTTCGCAGTGCTTGATTTGCGTGACCGCCGGTTCGGGAAGAAAGCTGCGACGGTCGTAAGGGGCGATGTCGAGAGAGCGAGAGCGATGAAAGGCATGGATCTGCCAGTCTATTACACGAACGGGACGCACGTGAACGTGTCCGCGCCCGTCCCGCTCCAGAGGAGGGTCGAGCTT
The window above is part of the Methanothrix sp. genome. Proteins encoded here:
- the nrdD gene encoding anaerobic ribonucleoside-triphosphate reductase, producing MKVARSDGSISEWNKKAIIDQLTADSELASELFGAEPLSKDLIKEIADETERRVRQTGLKCVTGALIREVVNNVLLERGLIAVKNASTRVGVPLADAIDIDLGRGFEHNENANLQDNAETSHKKKADRLCKEQYLLMLPEKLAKAHRSGDIHVHDLEYFGTRPFCQDHDLRYFFYYGLMPDGRGNKASVAGPAKRPEVAILHAVKALGSAQTNFAGGQGFYNFLTFVAPYLEGLSYDEIKQLMQMFVYEMTQMMVARGGQLVFSSVQLTPGVPKIWRDKPVVYKGRVWNGEQAPLRVYGEFEREVRLSFKALMEVMLEGDYWGKPFSFPKPEISIEPDFMKEDEAFNAAHPDLPAYRDLYLLAFKLAAKYGAPYFDNQLPEYRGAGEGISCYQCLTSGTRVAIQTPAGVIKIETFHNLFEQAATIGKVTTDITGGEYVDVNFDVFGVDVKSLTVARRNVRGIVRRRYRGDIVSIHLDTGYRRLVATPDHPVFVHRNGATIKTSAGEVREGDGMIVLHRTYSRATIMHVANVKRYRYDGYVYDFVDVADVHNFATADGIVVGNCCAYQFSSTAYNDKDFHDKLYFRNGKHFSMGSWQVVTLNCPRAAYIAEHDDGKLIKTLKQLMDLAVEVFAAKQKLMQMALGADRMPFATQRPRDPSTGEPGAIAVDLDGLVYTIGVVGINEMVQYHTGKQLHESRDAWALAIRAITEMKMYAAELSRKHGMQIALARTPAETVAQRFAVLDLRDRRFGKKAATVVRGDVERARAMKGMDLPVYYTNGTHVNVSAPVPLQRRVELEHVFFPILDGGNIFHIFLGEGDPDPEALMRFGLSLATKTQIGYFAFTRDLTVCLNCYSIQPGLHDRCSLCGSEHVDQISRITGYLQAVSGWNEAKKQELRDRTRVSDVRI